The genomic stretch GGCCTggccccccctgctcccccccggCCCTAAATCCCTCCTGTCCATCcctggctgcccccagcccccgtgGGGACGTGGCCCTGGGGCCACCCCTGCGACCAGGAGCGTCTCTGGGCCCTGCTGGGGCCGTGCGCCAGCTCCGGTGCCCCTGGGGCCGTCCCCGGGGTGAGGAGCTTGGATCCTGCCCGGCTGCTCGGagccccccccgacccccagGGGCTGGGCCAGGCGGGGGCTCAGTGGCAGTTTTGGCAGCGGGGGTGGCACCTCTGCCCGTTGACGTTGCAGCGGCACCCGCCACTGGTGTCCCCGGGACCctggtggggaggagaggagaggagagggggtcACAGGGGGGCCCAAAGCACCCAGCCCTGAGCCCCCAGGCCCTGCGgtgcccagggatggggaccgTGAGCTGGGATGGGGTGTgcagggaaggggggggggggggcgtgctTACCCCCGGCCCCCAGCGCGGCCCCTTGGTCACCCAGCAGATCTCGGTCTGGCACACGGTGCAGCGGATCCAGTCGCAGCCGTCCTTCTTCTGCACGATGATGTGGCACGTGGGGCAGTGCATGGCCTCCCCGAGCTGCAccagggtctgggggggggagcAAGGATGCAGTCAGGGAGGTGAGGACgagccccccacaccccctccccatccaccccagcaccccggggtgctccCACCTGCAGCATGTCGCTGGTCTGCCGGGCGGCCGCGTCGTTCTGCGCCCGGAGCTGGAGGTCGTCCTGGTACTGCCGGCAGTTCTTCCCCTCGTGGATGGCCTGGGGGGGGTTGGAAAAAAAGGGGCAGcgctcagccccctccccggtGCATGGCacggagccccctccccagtgcATGGCatggagccccctccccagcgcATGGCACGGCACCAGGCCTGGGGAGGGGTGGGATGGGAGCAAAGGGGCAGcgctcagccccctccccagtgcATGGCACCGAATTGGGGGGGTGGTCCgggccgcccgccccccgcTCACCTTGCAGAGCAGGCAGTTGAGGGCCTGGCAGATGGGGCAGCGGAATTCGTTGACCGAGTCCTCGTAGATGCACCAGCCGCGGCAGTCGCTGCTCTGGCAGTGGAAGCTGTTCCGCGTGCGCCGCTCCGCCAGCGCCAGCCCCCGCTCCAGGAAGCGCCGGTACTCCTCCGGGGTCACCAGCTGCAGAAATGGGGCAGGGTCAGGAcgcagcccccccaaacccacgGGCACCCCGGTGCTGCCCACGGGCACCACTCACCGCCCGGATCTCGCGCTCCTgcaggtggctgctgcaggcGTAGGAGTCGTCGCGGAAGGGGCAGCCAACCTCGGGCTCCTCGCTGTAGTTGATGACCTGGCGCAGGCAGTCCCTGGGGGGGACGGGCACACCATCAGCACCagggtggggggctgctggaCCCCCCCCAAGCACCGCTCGGCCCCCCGCTACCTGCAGAAGTTGTGCAGGCACTCTCGCAGCAGCACGCCCTGCCCGGGGGGCACCTGCTGGTAGCAGATGCGGCACTCGAGCGCCTCGCGGTTGGGCAccagcacctcctcctccagctgcagcagctgctggaagtTCCGCAGCCGCTCGGCCTCCAGCGCctgcgggcagggaggggatgggTGAGAGCGGCCCCCCCACCCGGACACGGTCCCCACCGagccccctgagccccccccaggtcccctcTGCCAGCACTGGGTGCCCCTGCTTTGCCCCTGCTCATGGGGAGGCCGTGGGACCCCCATCTCCCCACCCAAACGATGCAGACCCACCGAGCAGTTTGGGTCCGAGGGGCCCTCACAGCccaccccctccagccccagccacgGGCAGGGATGTCCCCCACCCCATtaggctgcccccagccccatccagcccgaCGTTAACACTGccggggctgggacccccccccagatCCTCTGGGCCCTTCTCAGCAAGAAGGATTTCTTCCCTCTGCCTACTCCAATCCCCCCTCTTTTGGCTTAAAACCACCCCCCCCGTCCtgtcacagaatggcttgggttagaagggaccctaAAGACCATTTAATGCCACCCCCTGTCCCCACGGTCCCACaaagggacccccccccagctctcctgcagcccccttggGCACTCGCAGCCCACCAGGAGGCccccccagagccttctcctgcccatgcccagcacccccagccctcagACAGCCCCATGgcggagctgctccagccccaggacccccatGGGACCCCCGCAGCCACCCCAGCAGCTCCGTGTCCCCGCACCgtgcccggccccgcagccccaaaCCCCTTCACTCAGCATTTCTGTGCGCAcgggggctgccccagccccagccctgccctggtgCAGGCAGCTCAGGATGGCCCCATTGCCCCTGCTCCTGTGCAGCCCCCCAAGCAAGCCCCCACCGCCTCCTCTAACATTTAATTCCATGAAACCCCGCCAGaacagcagcccccccccatgGGCAGCCCATCAGTGACGGCGGCGCAAGCAGAGGGCACAGCGGCGCTGGTGGGGGTAAGGCTTTAATGAGGGGAGGGGTCCTCTGCGCCCCTGCAGCACGGTCAcgcatggggctgggggggctcgtCCTTCCCTGAGAGCCCAGCCCCCGGGGTGAGCCCCGACCCGCGCGGCTGGGGGAGGTTTCTgaacacaaaaaacaacctggAAACACCAAATTCCCTGTGCAACACGGGGCGGTGAgcgctgcagggctgggggctggccctgctgccctgaCCCCCTCCAGCTCCCACCCCAGGGCCACCACGGCTCCTCGGGGTCCTGGCACGCGGCTCCCCCGAGCCCCCGCGGCCCCGAGCGCTTCCCccggtgctgctgcctctgccctgaAGCCCTCACGCAGGGGACGTGGCACCAGCACGGCCACGCTCGCCTCCAGCCAGCACCACTCCagagggggctcagcccccaggAGAGCCcgagggggctgctggtgggggggggggctgtgttTGGGGGGAGAACTGGGTGGCCAAGGGCAAAGCAGAGCCCCGATGGCACACCAAGGTTTCCCTTGGCACACCAAGGCTGCCCTTGGCACACCAAAGCTCCCCTCGGCACACCAAGGCTCCCCTcgcctggcacagccccagggggctGGCGGGGGCCGGGTTCACAGCCCACAGAGCCCCCCCCATGgctgtgccccctccctgcagcGTTCAGCCCTACAATCgaggcccccagcccctggtgctccctgctcccaggggaGCCCAGCCCCTGCGTGGGGCAGGACCCCGCGCTCCCCAGCTCTGGCCTCTCACGGCGGGGAGGTGCCGTGGCCGCAGCCCGGACCCTTGGGTGGCACGGCGGGCACTGGGCCctggccggggggggcgggagggggcaTCCGGGTCGGCCGGGCACGGGGCGGCTAGCAGAATTCGGAGGACAGGTGGATGAAGTCATCCAAGGAACCCGAGCCCAAGACGCAGTGCGCAGCTGAGCcatcctctctccttcccttttcctagCGGGGTCCCAGCaccagagaaaaaagaaagaagagaaggttTTGGTCAGTGGCTGAGCCGGGtgccccccgcgccccgcagCGCGCCCCCACGATGGGGTGGGggctcccagcagagccccacGCGCGATTCTACGGCGCCTGCAGGAAATTAACTCCCAGCAGAGACAGCGCAGCCCGACAGCTCCTTGCTGCACAAGGAGGcaagaggaagcagcagcaccatcctgggaccctgccctgccctgcccgaaGCTGCCACCCATTTTTTGGGTAGCCACAAGCGCTGGTGACACTGGTCAGAGCCCCGTGAGGTGGCGGCACAGCAGTGGGGCCAGCAGTGACCACCCCCAGCAGACAGCAGAGCACACCACGCTCACAACACGGCACGGCACCGGGCACGGCGCACAGCAGCAGGCATTGCCTGCCCCACCAGGGGATGATTtaggggctgcagcagcccctttTTGCTGCCACCCGTGGTTTTGTGCCCACTCCCAGCACGGCGCAGGATCCGCTCGCCCACGAGACGccttccagccctgccagggaCAAATCCTGCCCGGCAGGGGCACAGGGGGAGAGCGGCTGCCCCCCGGGCTGGGCCGTGGGCCCCGGTACCTGTTGGTACTGCAGgatcccctcctgctcctgctggatCCTCCAGAGCTCCGTTTCGTCGGGCTTGTAGCTGCAGGGCACCACGTAGTCCTCCGGGCGGTCTGTGCTGCACATCTCGCAGCCCGGCCGCGTGGGCTTGTTGATGAAGGTGCACTTGGGGCACGACCAGCCCGCCTGCAGAGAACAAGGAGGAGGTGAGGAGCTGGGAAAAGCGCAttggaaaggagaggggaacGAAACTGGAGGGTGGCCACCCCCCAGAACAGCGTGCAGGGGACGGAGGGCTCGGGGGGCTCAGGGCCACCCACCTGCACCGgcgagggcagggaggtggcagcggACGCCGAGGGGTTGCTGACGAGGTCTCCGATCTGCATGGTGTCCAGGTGCTGGCTGATCTCACCGATGTCCATCTTCCTGCCGGGGTCGCTCCCCCACGCTGCAGGAGAGACGGGGACACGGGCGCGTCACGGCCGCGGCACGGAgaggggcagagcccccccgaTGAGCTCGGCACAGAGAGCACGGACACGCGGTGTGCTCCTGAGGCCGAGGGATCTGCACCCAGAGCCCGGCTCTGCTCAGCACCAAAGGGGCCGCTCAGCCCCTCAGCACCGGCACGGCAAGATCTGAGCGAGGACCCGGGGCCAGGAGAGCACCAAATTCCCCATTTGGGGCCGCACGTGCAGAGGTGACAGCAGCGCCCCAAACCCTCCCTCCCACACGGTCTGGCACCAGCAGACCACACGCTGCGTGAAGGCAGGGAGGATTTAGGATAGGATTTAGGATTAGGGAGGGTTTGGGCAGGATTTGGGTAGGATTTGGGCAGGATCCGGGCTGCCCCTCCTGGGGACGGGCGCAGCACCCGGACCTTTCCTGGGGGACGCGCTGGGCAGGGTGTTGTACTGGCGCTGCTCCCCGGCCGCGGCACCGTCGCCGAGCGCGGCGATGGAGttgagcaggagctgtgcctggTCCTCCTCGTAGCGCTGCCGCGTCAGCTCGGCCCTCTTGGCCGACAGCAGGTAGAGGAAGGccgtgtccccgtccctgcGGATGCCGTAGGACGAAACCGTCCGCTCGTCCACGCACAGGCACTGCCCGATGATCCAGCGCTGCACCAGGGGGTGGAAGCCGTAATCCTGGaacacctgggggggggggagaagcgCAGAGATAAACCCACCGCGCCCCCAGCACAGGGGGCTCTCCAGGACCCTTCCTGGGGCTCCGCGCCCCGAGCCCCTGCCCCGCGCCCTGCTGGCTCCGTACCTGCTGCTTGAGCGTCGCGATTGTAGTGTGGGGCTGGACCCTGAGGACGATGCTGGCAGACGACGTCGCGTCCTCCACGCCCACGTTCATGCTGGAGCAGAGATCAGGGGCTGTTAGAGGACGCCCCCCCGGCTCGGGGCTGGGACACCTGATGGCTCCgagcccggagccccccgccACGTGCACGCCGGTGGGATTTGTTTTCCCCCAATTTCGTTCACTCTCTGtcaatctctctctttttggaGCCTCCACACAGCTGTGCCAACCGTTTCCACAACGGGCTCAGACACGGTGTGAAAAAATCTTCCCTTCCACCTGCCTGAAATCTCCCTAAATCCCCTCGGCCTCCCAGCTTATCTGCTCCCGGACACGAGAACAAACACTCCTTATCTCTGCAGTGCTCACCTCCCCGCTGCCTCGCTCACACCACAGCCCGAAACTTTCCACCCAACGTCCTGAGAAGGCTGCTCTGGctcacccagcctgaccctggccatgagctggagcagctccccCCCACCAACACCTCCCAGGAtcccagaatcccagaatcccagaatttcgaggttggaagagacctcatcgagtccaacctctgacctgaCCCTAACAgcccccactaaaccatatccctaagctatGGGATAAGGATGGGGGCACcacttcccagggcagcctgctccaggtCCTCGCCCCCCTCACCACGCAGAATTTCTGCCTTAAACCATCCAAATCTGCCCCCTTTTGGCCCAGAACCCCCACCCCTGGCCTCGTCACCAGGAGGGGACGCGGAGGGGCACGAGCACAGGGCCAGCGGGGCTCACCTGATGTCGTCGGGGGGGTAGTTGGAGTCCTTCAGCAGGATGCTGAGGGTGGCCTGCTGGCGAGCCAGGGCCACGGCGCACTGCGCGGCCGCCTCCTCGTCACCGTCCTCGATGGCCTGAGCCAGCTGCAGCGCCAGGTCCTCTGCGGGGACAGGagggacagccctgcagccaccaccGGCACTGCACGGCACAGCCCCACACGGCACAGCCCCATGGCACAGCCCCACGGCACAGCCCCACACGGCACCAGGGACCTggtgagcagcaggagctccGCAGAGGCTCCTCGGATGCACGGTGCTCGTGGGGCTGCCCATGGGCAGAGCCCGGTGGTGCACGGCCGGAGAACCACGGGTGGGAGCCCCACGGGGGGTTTCTGGAGCCCCCGGAGAGCCGGGATGCGCAGCCCCCGCCCCACAGCGAGCTCCATCCCATGGGATTTGGGCTTTGAACCCAAAACTGTTGGCCCGGAGTGGGGAGCGGATGGACCTGGAGAGGAGCCCTCATCTCCTGGCATGTGTCAGGAGCCACAAAACCTCTCAAATACCTTTCCTGGAGAGCTCCGAGAACAAAGCTTCCTCCGGATCCCCCTCTGCGGAGCTGCCCCCGGCTGCCGCGGGCAGGGACGAGGCCTGGGGGGGCAGCGAGCTGCTGTCcgaggctgggggaagagcagGGGGGCATTGgtacaggtaccttaaaggaggctgcagcgagGGGGGGGCGGGCTGTTCTCCCACATCCCTGgggacaggacgagggggaatgggctaaatttgtgccaggggaggtttgggttggataAGCCCATcccgggggcagccccctgtcccctgctgctctccttagggcacggggctgccctGATGCAGGGGGGGAGGCTCtgcgccccccagccccaccggggctgcccccttcccagcccagcGCCCTGCCTCGTGTGCCCCCCTTGCCCCCCGGGTGCTCCACACCACAAACGGGTCCTGAGTTCCTTCAGGCTCCGAACACGGCGTGCTTCTGTGCCCAGAGCCTGTGAagccccccagagccccccagagggttccagcccccccccaggagcatGGCACCCCTCCCCAAAGCTGGTGGGGCGCACACCCCAATCATTTGgaacaatattaaaataacaaatattaaaattgtgCCCCTCCAGGCGCCAGGAACGGAGCACTGGGCACACACGAACCCCCCCGGGAGCTGTccgtgtccccgtgccccccccccaggagccgGCACCGACCTTTCTGCACCTCCCGCAGGGAGCTGCTGACGATCGTCCACCACTTCTGCGCCTCCCGCTCCTCCTCGAAGTTGAAGACCATCGGCTCGTCCAGGGCGCCGACAACCACCAGCTCGTGGCACGTGGGGCTCCTGACGGTGTAGGAGATGTCCTTCAGGTCGTACTCGGCGATGCtctgggggggggagcagagcGGCAGGGGGGGGGTCACGGCAGGAGGAAGGCACCCTGTGTGTGCGCAATGCGCCCCGTGAAGGGACAAACCCTGCGGCACGGGGGACGTGGGGACGAGCCCCAAATGCTGACCCCACACGAGGCACTGTCCCCGGCTCACAAAGCAGCCCCGTGTCCTGAGACCCTGCCCTCAGAccgggggtcctggggggcgATTCCCTCCCTGGCACACacccgggggcagccccgggacATGTGAGGGTCCGGGTTGCCCCCTGCCCTTTTGGTTCCCATTTCCAGCAGCCGAACGCCCGTTTTGGTGGCCGACGCCTGCACCCACAGCACCGGCACCCCGGGGCAGGAGGTATCCCCGAACCTGCTCCCCGTGAGGAGTGGGGGAGTCACCGGGGGGGTTTGGCAGCCCCGAGGAGGCACCGAAAGCCCGCGGCCGTGCTCGGTGCTGCACCGGGCAGCAAGGACCACAGGGGACGGGGCCTGAGCGCACCACCGGGCACCGGGGGACCGGCTGGGCATGGGCACGGTGCCCATGAGGGGCGCGGGGGGCTCCATCCCCGCACCACCCCTggggggcacagcgggggctctgctgctgccggctccctgcagccccacaaggGCCGGGCACCACCACTGGGCACCGGGAACTGGGAACTAGGGAAGCAGGCACCAGGAATCAGGAACTAggcactggggacactggggaacCAAGGAACCGGGCACCGGGAACCAGGCACCAGGTATCAGGAATTGGGCACTGGGGGACAAGGAACAGGGCACCGGGCACCACGGattggggacactggggaacTGGGACACTAAGCACTGGGAATTGGGCAGCGGGCACTGGTGATTGGGCACTGGGGATCAGGCACTGGGGAACTGGGACACCAAGACACCGAGCACTGGGAATCAGGTACCTGGCATCGGGAATCGGGCACTGGGAATTGGGCACCGGGGATCAGGCACTGAGAATCAGGCACTGGGGAACCAGGGACACCGGGCACTGGTTATTAGTAACTGGGCACCAGGCACCAGGAATTGGGCACCGGGGGACGAGGAATCGGGAACCAGGCACTGGGAACCAGGGATCGGGGACACTGGGGAACTGGGACACCGAGCACTGGGAATTGGGTACCGGACACTGGGAATCGGGCACTGGGAATCGGGCAGTGGGAATCAGGCACCAGGCACCAGGAATTGGGCACCAGCGGATGAGGAATTGGGAACTGGGCACCGGGAACCGGGCACCAGGGATCGGGGACACTGGGGAACCGGGACACCGGGCACTGGGATTTGGGTACCGGGCACCGGTAACCGggcaccgggggcaccgggCACTGCAGGACCCGGGCACCGAGGACACCCCCGTCCCTCTCccaaccccccctcccccttacCCCCCGTTACTCCCCCGCtccccccgttccccccccgccccccccgttTCTCACCGCGCCCCCGGCCTCCTCCGCCGTCCTCAGCCCGAGGCGGAAGCGGCGCCgcgcgggggggggctgcggctggaggctgagctgcaggcGGAgcagggcggcggggggcggcgggcggcgggggggctgcTCCAGGGCCACGCGCACCGACATCAgcaccgtgggggggggggggcggcggcggcagcgcgggggggggccgcggccgggccgggggagggggcaccGGGCAGAGCcatcgccgccgccgccgccgccacttCCGCCGCTCACGGGGAGCGCGGTTCCGGtacggggggggggcggggaggggcggggctgggctggggggggggggaggaggcaccggggggggggggcccggggctccccgggggTCCTCGGGGCCTGGTGGTTGGGgaccggggggcaccgggaggcaCCGGAGAGGCCCCAACGGGCTCCGGGcggcgccgcccccccccctttcccagtgcccttcccccccccggtgccccccccccgcttccggtgcccccccccctcccctcccctcccggtgccgccccccccgctcccggtgccccccccctcccgtccCGGGCGGTGCCGCtcgccccgcccctccccgccaCTGATTGGCTGCTCCCCCCGTCTTTGTCCCCATCAGCCAATCAGCGCTCGGAGCGCCCCGCTGAGGGAGGGGCCCGGCGCTGGCCGCTCGGAGGGCGGGAGCGCGGTGCTGAGTGACGTCGGTTTCGGCCAATGGAAGGGGCGCTGCGCGGTGACGGGCAGGTGTGTTGTCCAATGAGGAGCGGAGAGGCGCTCGGGGCGGGCGGAGGcgggcggggcccggccgctTGTTGTCGTCCGGTGCCGGGGGAGGCGGGCGGTCGGCCGGTCGCTGCGCGCTCGCTCGCTCGTTTGGGCCGCCCGGGGGTCGCGGGAGGTGTCGCTCAGCCGCTCGCTGCGTCCCGAGCTGCTCGGGGACATGTCGAGGTGGGCGGGGGCCCGGCGGGCCGGCGCGAGACGGCGGACGGCGGCCGAGGCCCGCGGGCCCTCCTCGAGCTTTCCCCGGAGACGCCTCCCCTTACGGGCACCCCGAGCCTGAAGGAGCCGCCGCCTGGAGaaggccccgccgccgccgagaCCGGGAGGCGCCGGTAAGTCCGCTCCCAGCGGCACCCCCTCGGGACTACATCTCCCGGCGCGCCTTGCGGCGCCGTGCAGCGGCCGGACGCGacgcggggggcgcggggcatCATGGGAGTTGTAGTCCGCGCGGGGCAGGCCGCGGCGGCTGCGGGCAggccccggggcgggggggggcactgggagtaGGGGAGGAACTGGGAGGTgtgggggggaactgggagctgtggaggggtgtggggggggtgttgggggcCTCCCAGCCCCGGTGGTTCCGTTATTCCCAGGCACGGTgcttggggtgcccccccccccatcggGTCCCTCTCCCCAGCACTGGTTTTGGGGGCACTGGTTTGGGGGGATACTGGTTTTTGGGGGATACTGGTTTTTGGGGCCCTGTTTTGGGACGCGCCGCGAGCCCCGTGACCCCTGACGCCGGGGCTCTGCTTTCCATCACGGCCCCGTTTAAAATTagctctgcccagctgctgggggggggccatccccctgcctcctcctcccccccccatgtggggctggggccggcccctggccccccccctgccctcagctcctgctcccctcgAGCTgtggccgagccccccccccactgccccctcctgctgctgggcaccccCTGGCAGCGCTGCCTTTGTGCCAAGGTTTTGGTGTTGGTCCTGGTCCCGTCCCGGTGGTTTTCGGGTTCGGGGCAGTTTTTGGGGCAAACCCCAGGCAAAGCGCTCGGCTTCCTTCCCAGATGAACGAAACCGAAAGCTTTGAACCGAGCTCTCGAGAGCCCCTcccgtgctgctgcctctctgtTCCCCGCTGCCGAGCTCCGTGCCCAAAAACTCCTCCAAAAATGGTGTCAGGGGCTCGGGGTGGGTCCCCTCCGGATCCCATCCCGCAGAAcccccgctgctgcctgcctcaggGCTGGCCTCTGCCCGCTCCCTGTGGAGCTCTACAGCAGCcagtttgggtgctggggggtttttgggggtcTCTCTGCCACCTGCCGTGCCCTGGGGGGGCCCTGTGCTGGTTTCCCAGCGCTGGGGGAGCTCTGCCGGTGCCGTTGTGCCATGAGCTCGTGGCTTCAGGTGGGGTCGCCCCATGGGCAGCGGGGGGCACGGGTTGGGGGAGGCCCCCGAGGCTGGCAGCC from Anas acuta chromosome 2 unlocalized genomic scaffold, bAnaAcu1.1 SUPER_2_unloc_1, whole genome shotgun sequence encodes the following:
- the SHARPIN gene encoding sharpin, giving the protein MSVRVALEQPPRRPPPPAALLRLQLSLQPQPPPARRRFRLGLRTAEEAGGASIAEYDLKDISYTVRSPTCHELVVVGALDEPMVFNFEEEREAQKWWTIVSSSLREVQKASDSSSLPPQASSLPAAAGGSSAEGDPEEALFSELSRKEDLALQLAQAIEDGDEEAAAQCAVALARQQATLSILLKDSNYPPDDISMNVGVEDATSSASIVLRVQPHTTIATLKQQVFQDYGFHPLVQRWIIGQCLCVDERTVSSYGIRRDGDTAFLYLLSAKRAELTRQRYEEDQAQLLLNSIAALGDGAAAGEQRQYNTLPSASPRKAWGSDPGRKMDIGEISQHLDTMQIGDLVSNPSASAATSLPSPVQAGWSCPKCTFINKPTRPGCEMCSTDRPEDYVVPCSYKPDETELWRIQQEQEGILQYQQALEAERLRNFQQLLQLEEEVLVPNREALECRICYQQVPPGQGVLLRECLHNFCRDCLRQVINYSEEPEVGCPFRDDSYACSSHLQEREIRALVTPEEYRRFLERGLALAERRTRNSFHCQSSDCRGWCIYEDSVNEFRCPICQALNCLLCKAIHEGKNCRQYQDDLQLRAQNDAAARQTSDMLQTLVQLGEAMHCPTCHIIVQKKDGCDWIRCTVCQTEICWVTKGPRWGPGGPGDTSGGCRCNVNGQRCHPRCQNCH